A part of Salmo trutta chromosome 15, fSalTru1.1, whole genome shotgun sequence genomic DNA contains:
- the LOC115149351 gene encoding BCL2/adenovirus E1B 19 kDa protein-interacting protein 3 → MSLSGSQTPEDGLYDSWVELEELLSAVSSRESLTGPEQDTASWALQGELQRILLEAQLESKDCPPQVVTPPQTVATPPHSEGSSSTDCVTIQSEEEGERGLTEWVWDWSSRPENLPPKEFVFQHPKQQSGSLSVRKSEVMKRGLFSSDVLMILIPSLLVSHLLTLGVGIYIGKRLAASTTSTL, encoded by the exons atgtctctgtcaggttCGCAGACTCCAGAGGACGGCTTGTACG actcgtGGGTGGAGCTGGAGGAGCTGCTATCAGCAGTGAGCAGCAGGGAGAGTCTGACAGGACCAGAACAGGACACAGCCTCCTGGGCCCTGCAGGGGGAGCTACAGAGGATCCTGCTAGAGGCACAACTCGAGAGTAAAGACTG TCCTCCACAGGTGGTGACTCCTCCACAGACCGTTGCTACCCCTCCCCACAGTGAAGGCAGTAGCAGTACAGACTGTGTTACCATACAG TCCGAagaagaaggggagagggggctgACTGAGTGGGTATGGGACTGGTCCAGTCGGCCTGAGAACCTTCCACCAAA GGAGTTTGTGTTCCAGCACCCGAAGCAGCAGTCAGGCTCCCTGAGTGTAAGGAAGAGTGAGGTGATGAAGAGAGGCCTGTTCTCCTCCGACGTCCTCATGATCCTCATCCCCTCACTGCTGGTCTCACACCTTCTCACACTGGGAGTggg gATATACATAGGGAAGCGATTGGCTGCCTCCACAACTAGCACTCTGTGA